The Brasilonema sennae CENA114 genome includes a region encoding these proteins:
- a CDS encoding MarR family winged helix-turn-helix transcriptional regulator, translating into MVILRPFVDKQTILDFAKRYPQLDIAAVETCLTFLHTTADVYQAIDAHFARYSLSKGKFTLLMQLFQADEKGLTPSECAERAGVTKATITGLLDGLERDGLVKRFPDSEDRRMLRLQLTEQGRDLLSQMLPDHFCRTTNLMANLTDTEKKTLIKLLNKVRAGTSAMLDP; encoded by the coding sequence GTGGTTATACTGCGTCCTTTCGTTGATAAACAGACAATACTAGATTTTGCCAAGCGCTACCCGCAGTTAGACATTGCTGCAGTAGAAACTTGTTTAACTTTTCTACACACCACGGCTGATGTTTATCAAGCCATAGACGCTCATTTTGCCCGATATAGTCTTTCAAAGGGCAAATTTACGCTATTGATGCAATTGTTTCAGGCTGACGAGAAAGGATTAACACCTTCTGAATGTGCTGAGAGAGCAGGTGTTACAAAAGCAACAATCACAGGACTCCTTGACGGACTTGAACGAGATGGATTAGTCAAACGCTTTCCTGATTCAGAAGACAGGCGGATGCTTCGTTTACAACTCACAGAACAGGGACGGGACTTGCTTTCTCAAATGCTTCCAGACCATTTTTGCCGCACCACCAACTTGATGGCAAATCTCACTGACACCGAAAAAAAGACACTCATCAAGCTTTTAAATAAGGTACGCGCTGGCACCTCAGCAATGCTTGACCCCTAA
- the ada gene encoding bifunctional DNA-binding transcriptional regulator/O6-methylguanine-DNA methyltransferase Ada → MKLQQTSTTEETFWQAVLNRDSSFDGKLFYGVRSTSIYCRPTCPSPRPNKNQVCFFQSPQEAETEGFRACKRCHPQYEIVENLTKAKILAVCRYIEEQVDRIPTLSELGSHFGISPSYLQRVFKQMMGVSPFEYADGLRSERLKQRLQQGEEIAHALYDTGYGSSSRLYEKASKQLGMTPKTYRCSGKGIHITYTVVPCSLGYLLVATTEKGICAVKLGDEADELERLLLSEFNQAQIVRDDDMHRDWVQTILDFVKGDIAHIDLPLDVRGTAFQKQVWQALQNIPYGETRTYTDIASEIGKPQAVRAVGSACGANPTALIIPCHRVLRTDGNLGGYHWGIERKQKLLAQEAQQNDKSSSC, encoded by the coding sequence ATGAAATTACAACAAACCAGCACCACAGAAGAAACTTTTTGGCAAGCAGTTCTCAATAGAGATTCCAGTTTCGATGGAAAACTATTCTACGGTGTTCGCTCTACAAGCATATACTGCCGACCAACTTGTCCTAGTCCAAGACCGAATAAAAACCAAGTTTGTTTCTTTCAATCACCACAAGAGGCTGAAACAGAAGGTTTTCGAGCTTGTAAGCGATGTCACCCACAATATGAAATAGTTGAGAATTTGACCAAGGCTAAAATCTTGGCAGTCTGTCGATACATCGAAGAACAAGTTGATCGTATCCCAACTCTATCGGAACTAGGTTCTCACTTTGGAATAAGTCCTAGCTACTTGCAACGAGTTTTTAAACAAATGATGGGCGTATCTCCTTTTGAATATGCAGATGGACTTCGCAGCGAACGCCTCAAACAGCGTCTTCAGCAAGGAGAGGAAATTGCTCATGCACTTTACGACACGGGATATGGTTCAAGTAGCCGACTCTATGAAAAAGCATCAAAGCAACTTGGAATGACACCCAAGACTTATCGGTGTAGTGGCAAAGGAATCCACATTACCTATACCGTCGTTCCATGTTCTTTAGGATATCTGCTTGTCGCAACAACAGAAAAAGGAATCTGCGCTGTTAAATTGGGTGATGAAGCAGATGAACTAGAACGTCTTCTTCTTAGTGAATTCAATCAAGCGCAAATCGTACGTGATGACGATATGCACCGAGACTGGGTACAGACAATCCTTGATTTCGTCAAAGGAGACATAGCCCACATCGATTTACCCCTTGATGTACGTGGGACAGCATTTCAAAAACAAGTCTGGCAGGCGTTACAGAATATTCCTTATGGCGAAACGCGTACCTATACTGATATTGCCTCTGAAATTGGTAAGCCTCAGGCAGTCCGCGCTGTGGGTAGTGCTTGTGGTGCTAATCCAACAGCGCTGATTATACCATGTCACCGTGTCTTGCGAACGGATGGCAATCTCGGCGGCTATCACTGGGGGATTGAACGCAAACAAAAATTACTTGCACAAGAAGCACAACAAAATGACAAAAGTTCAAGCTGCTAG
- a CDS encoding DNA-3-methyladenine glycosylase family protein: MLISESLTQETLARALMELASRDNDFAHVLETLGSPPMWNRIAGFPTLVRIILEQQVSLASAKAIYERLCAMVVRLTPENFLTLDDVQLKAIGLSRQKTVYTRALANAIVNGELDLVKLETMEETIIRTELKRIKGIGDWTVDIYLLMALQRPDVFPKGDLALAIALQKLKNLSVRPTPEQLEAIADNWRPWRAIAARILWHYYLNIPKTLPSQT, translated from the coding sequence ATGTTGATCTCAGAATCACTCACACAAGAAACTCTTGCCCGTGCTTTGATGGAACTTGCCAGTCGCGACAACGATTTTGCTCACGTTCTCGAAACTCTGGGATCTCCACCAATGTGGAATAGAATTGCTGGTTTCCCAACGCTTGTGCGTATCATTTTAGAACAACAAGTTTCTTTGGCTTCTGCAAAGGCTATCTATGAACGCTTGTGTGCAATGGTAGTAAGGCTGACGCCAGAAAATTTTCTCACACTTGATGATGTTCAGTTAAAAGCAATTGGCTTGAGTCGGCAAAAGACTGTGTACACTCGTGCATTGGCGAATGCTATTGTAAACGGTGAGCTTGACCTTGTTAAGCTAGAGACAATGGAGGAAACAATTATCCGGACTGAGTTAAAGCGGATCAAAGGTATTGGAGATTGGACAGTAGATATTTACTTGCTGATGGCGCTGCAACGCCCTGATGTTTTTCCCAAAGGTGATTTAGCATTGGCGATCGCCTTACAAAAACTCAAGAACTTATCAGTACGTCCAACACCAGAACAACTCGAAGCCATTGCAGACAATTGGCGTCCTTGGCGTGCCATTGCTGCAAGAATTTTATGGCATTACTACCTAAACATCCCTAAAACTCTACCATCCCAAACGTAA